Proteins encoded in a region of the Elizabethkingia bruuniana genome:
- a CDS encoding cystathionine gamma-synthase, whose amino-acid sequence MKFNTKVIHGNQHAEPHTGSVNVPVFLTSTFAQKSPGQLRAGYEYSRGANPTRQALEDALASIENGARGLAFGSGLAAIDCVLKLLNPGDEVIAVDDLYGGTYRMFTRLFEKYQLKFTFVNFDDVSKIAGLINDKTKLIWLETPTNPLMKLVDIKAVADLIQGKDILLAVDNTFASPYLQQPLDLGADIIMHSATKYLGGHSDVVAGALVAKTEELGEKLHFIQFASGGILGPHDSYLVLRGIKTLALRMQRHSENGIKVAQFLEKHPAIEQVFYPGLESHSQHDLAKKQMKDFGGMVSFTFKSGKKEDSVKFLENLRVFTLAESLGGVESLANHPAMMTHASIPAEKRAELGITDDLVRLSAGIEDIEDLLRDLEQALNAI is encoded by the coding sequence ATGAAATTCAATACTAAAGTAATTCATGGAAACCAACATGCTGAACCACATACAGGTTCTGTAAATGTACCGGTATTCCTTACTTCAACTTTCGCACAAAAAAGCCCCGGACAATTACGTGCAGGATATGAATATTCCCGTGGTGCAAACCCAACACGTCAGGCATTAGAAGATGCCCTGGCAAGTATAGAAAACGGAGCCAGAGGTTTAGCTTTCGGTTCAGGTCTTGCTGCTATCGACTGTGTACTGAAGTTATTAAATCCTGGTGATGAAGTTATTGCTGTAGACGATCTTTATGGTGGTACTTACAGAATGTTTACCCGCCTTTTTGAAAAATATCAGTTAAAGTTTACGTTCGTTAATTTTGATGATGTTTCAAAAATAGCTGGTCTTATCAATGATAAAACAAAACTAATCTGGTTGGAAACACCAACTAATCCTTTAATGAAGTTGGTAGACATTAAAGCGGTTGCAGATCTTATCCAGGGGAAAGATATTCTTTTAGCTGTAGACAATACTTTTGCATCACCATACCTTCAGCAGCCTTTAGATTTAGGTGCAGATATCATTATGCATTCTGCTACTAAATATCTTGGAGGTCACTCTGATGTTGTTGCAGGAGCGTTGGTTGCTAAAACGGAAGAATTAGGAGAAAAACTACACTTCATCCAGTTTGCATCCGGAGGTATTTTAGGTCCACATGATTCTTACTTAGTACTAAGAGGTATTAAAACTTTAGCATTGAGAATGCAAAGACATTCTGAAAACGGAATCAAAGTTGCTCAATTCCTTGAAAAACACCCAGCTATTGAACAAGTATTTTATCCAGGATTAGAAAGTCATTCACAACATGATTTAGCTAAAAAACAAATGAAAGACTTTGGCGGAATGGTTTCTTTTACCTTCAAGTCCGGTAAAAAAGAAGACTCTGTTAAGTTCCTGGAAAATCTTCGTGTTTTCACATTAGCGGAATCTCTTGGAGGTGTAGAGTCTTTAGCAAATCACCCTGCAATGATGACACACGCGTCTATTCCTGCTGAAAAACGTGCAGAACTAGGTATTACTGATGATCTTGTACGTCTGAGCGCTGGTATCGAAGATATCGAAGATCTTTTACGAGACTTGGAGCAGGCTCTGAATGCTATATAA
- a CDS encoding L-threonylcarbamoyladenylate synthase, with amino-acid sequence MEQIINILKSGGTIVYPTDTIWGIGCDATNIEAIKKIYDIKHRDANKSMIILVENERRLQELVEVPELAWEMMDLSEKPITFIYDNPKGLPKELLAEDGSIGIRLVKNDFCKKLISKLNKPLVSTSANLSGNKSPLKFADIDSDILKKVDYVVEEFHDVVSEYPGSSVIKIGQDGKIKIIRE; translated from the coding sequence ATGGAACAGATAATCAACATACTAAAATCCGGAGGCACTATTGTATACCCTACCGATACGATATGGGGAATTGGCTGTGATGCTACTAATATCGAAGCGATAAAAAAAATCTACGATATAAAGCACCGTGATGCTAATAAATCTATGATCATCCTTGTAGAAAATGAACGCCGCCTTCAGGAACTGGTAGAAGTACCTGAACTGGCATGGGAAATGATGGATCTTAGCGAAAAACCTATTACCTTTATCTATGACAATCCTAAAGGCCTACCAAAAGAGCTTTTAGCAGAGGATGGCAGTATAGGAATTCGTCTGGTAAAAAATGATTTTTGTAAGAAACTTATCTCCAAACTCAACAAGCCATTAGTATCTACCTCTGCTAATCTTAGTGGCAACAAAAGTCCGCTGAAATTTGCAGACATAGATTCTGATATTCTGAAAAAGGTTGACTATGTTGTAGAAGAGTTTCACGATGTTGTTTCTGAATACCCTGGATCATCCGTGATTAAAATCGGTCAGGATGGTAAAATAAAAATCATTAGAGAATAA
- a CDS encoding CCA tRNA nucleotidyltransferase: MKINLNQNKHLKIFKLVSEAAEKNAQSAYIVGGYVRDLLMQRKDPTDIDFVTESSGIKLAETVAENINPKPKVSVFKTYGTAMIKYQNLDLEFVGARKESYNENSRNPEVEVGTLEDDQKRRDFTINAMAISLGKENFGELIDPFNGMQDLSDKILRTPLEPSQTYSDDPLRMMRAIRFASTLNFRIEDNSLKAIKQEAKRIEIVSMERIMTEFNKIMLSEKPSIGLSLLEKTGLFDIILPEITALKGIEEKEGQTHKDNFYHTLEVVDNISVNTDNLWLRWAALLHDVGKAPTKKFTPEQGWSFHGHEFLGSKMVKTLFQRLKLPLGTEMKYVQKMVKLSSRPIALITDDTSDSALRRLLFDAGKDLEDLFTLCKADITTKNSSKQKRFKKNFEYVEQKIKEVEEKDHVRNFQPPISGEEIMEMFSLKPGKEIGILKEKVKEAILEGEIPNEKEAARIFVIEQASLIGVEIKK; encoded by the coding sequence TTGAAGATCAATCTTAACCAAAATAAACACTTAAAAATATTCAAACTGGTCTCTGAGGCTGCAGAAAAAAATGCGCAATCTGCTTATATAGTAGGCGGATATGTTCGTGATTTGCTTATGCAACGGAAGGATCCAACAGATATCGATTTTGTAACGGAGAGCAGCGGAATCAAACTTGCAGAAACCGTAGCAGAAAATATCAATCCCAAACCTAAGGTTTCTGTTTTCAAAACCTATGGTACAGCTATGATTAAATATCAGAATCTCGATCTGGAATTTGTTGGAGCACGTAAAGAGAGTTATAATGAAAACAGCCGCAATCCGGAGGTAGAAGTCGGCACATTGGAAGATGACCAGAAGCGTCGGGATTTTACTATTAATGCAATGGCAATATCTCTGGGGAAGGAAAATTTCGGAGAACTGATTGATCCTTTCAACGGAATGCAGGATTTAAGCGATAAAATTCTTCGCACCCCTTTGGAACCATCACAAACCTATTCTGATGATCCTTTGCGTATGATGCGCGCTATAAGATTTGCGTCTACTCTTAATTTCAGAATTGAAGACAATTCATTAAAGGCTATTAAGCAGGAAGCTAAGCGTATAGAAATTGTATCTATGGAACGCATTATGACAGAGTTCAACAAAATAATGCTTTCCGAAAAGCCCTCTATAGGATTGAGTCTTTTGGAGAAAACAGGACTTTTCGATATTATTCTTCCTGAAATCACAGCTCTTAAGGGGATAGAAGAAAAAGAAGGACAAACCCACAAAGACAATTTCTATCATACACTGGAAGTTGTAGACAATATTTCTGTAAATACAGACAATCTATGGCTGCGTTGGGCTGCATTGCTCCATGATGTAGGAAAAGCGCCTACCAAGAAATTCACACCTGAACAGGGATGGTCTTTCCACGGTCATGAGTTTCTGGGCTCTAAAATGGTAAAAACACTATTCCAAAGACTGAAACTTCCTTTAGGCACTGAAATGAAGTATGTACAAAAAATGGTAAAGCTATCTTCCCGTCCTATTGCCCTTATTACGGATGATACATCAGATAGTGCATTAAGAAGACTTCTCTTTGACGCAGGAAAGGACCTTGAAGATCTTTTCACCTTATGTAAAGCTGATATTACGACTAAAAATTCGAGCAAACAGAAACGTTTCAAGAAAAATTTCGAGTATGTAGAACAAAAAATAAAGGAAGTAGAAGAGAAAGATCATGTACGCAATTTCCAGCCTCCTATCTCGGGAGAAGAAATTATGGAAATGTTTTCTTTAAAGCCCGGTAAGGAAATTGGTATTCTGAAAGAAAAAGTGAAAGAAGCTATTCTGGAAGGAGAAATTCCAAACGAAAAAGAAGCTGCCAGAATTTTTGTTATAGAACAAGCCTCATTGATAGGCGTTGAAATAAAAAAGTAA
- a CDS encoding YqjF family protein — protein sequence MNHTQNLIKDTRHRPWELPKGKWQYYQEWNDALFLHFEVDFNLLRKLVPENLNIDSFEGKYYISVVAFKMEKIRPRNLPSVGFISDFYEINVRTYINNDDKQGVYFLNIEAEKQLSAFVARTLSGLPYEKSEIKRSTESYSNRNTKKRFSLIANFEPRERIENKTAFDLWLTERYCLYLIKDQKTLRYEIHHAEWPLHSVNHSDLSLNYGFEAINLNAEKVIASHYSPGVKVLSWKAEKL from the coding sequence ATGAATCACACTCAAAATCTAATCAAGGATACCCGCCACAGACCCTGGGAACTGCCAAAAGGAAAATGGCAATATTATCAGGAGTGGAATGATGCTTTATTCCTGCATTTTGAAGTAGATTTCAATTTGCTTAGAAAGCTTGTCCCTGAAAATTTAAATATTGATAGCTTCGAAGGAAAATATTACATCTCTGTTGTGGCCTTTAAAATGGAAAAAATACGTCCGAGAAATCTTCCTTCAGTAGGATTTATTTCAGATTTCTACGAGATAAATGTCCGTACTTATATCAACAATGACGATAAGCAGGGCGTGTATTTTCTTAATATTGAAGCCGAAAAACAACTTTCTGCTTTTGTAGCAAGAACATTATCAGGATTGCCTTATGAAAAATCTGAGATCAAACGCAGTACTGAAAGTTATAGCAATAGAAATACAAAAAAGAGATTCTCTCTCATAGCGAACTTTGAGCCTCGTGAAAGAATAGAGAACAAAACAGCTTTCGATTTATGGTTAACTGAGAGATATTGTTTATATCTTATCAAAGATCAGAAAACCTTAAGATATGAGATACATCACGCAGAATGGCCATTGCATTCTGTTAATCATTCAGATTTATCTTTAAATTATGGTTTTGAGGCAATTAATTTAAATGCTGAAAAAGTTATTGCCAGCCACTACTCACCCGGAGTAAAAGTACTTTCCTGGAAAGCAGAAAAGCTCTAA
- a CDS encoding TonB-dependent receptor plug domain-containing protein: MIKKNILTEKKSRVVLTASVLFFVGFGQVYGQETKKDSLKDKNIDEVVIVGSRSGGRSKADSPVPVDVFNLKETSLVLPQTNINQILNAVAPSFTSTVQTNADGTDHLDPAQLRGLGPDQVLVLVNGKRRHTSALINVNGSPGRGTVGTDLNAIPSFALSRIEVLRDGASAQYGSDAIAGVMNLQLKRDTGKLTGQISYGGYLTDAAKNHTGNWDGDQIQVDLNYGAKVGKKGGFVNVTFSSQYRNPTFRAGAESGNIYNAYNAIEKRAAEGGVNLSSYFTRMDQLNSQQQQQLIGVIKQYAQKVNYFDNAYQQQIQNAGNISTLQGLLGNNYTDQELAYRGQDRRDFNMWVGQSKLNNNQIFVNAEIPLSDTWKVYTFGGYGYRYGTSGGFFRKPNQSRTFTGLYLDGYLPKINTDIQDVSLSAGVKGTWDGWNVDFSNTFGQNSFDYTISNTGNTSLRFNSPSKFKAGGLRFLQNTINLDFSKKFDVFEGLNFAFGGEQRHENFKINEGEPASYLTYDINGNPVTDYVNQLRPTDFFGNALPGGSQVFSGYRSVNAVSKNRNSYAAYADAEVNFTNWLLVDGAVRYENYSDFGNTVNFKLASRIKLTKDLNFRFAGSTGFRAPSIHQIYYNTTSSLYVTIPGNPIGEIQEVGTFSNDSQIARGFGIPKLKQETSQSVSAGFTYKIPALNLNITADGYWIKVKNRIVLTDLFSKFKGTNLTPEQQEVNNTMNALGVDGAQFFANAIDTETRGVDIVISHNYKTPGFSLKNDFAINLNKTKRVGDIHSSDLLHNAGLDNVYFSEKSRVYLEEAVPRVKASLAHTLQFGKLDVYVRNTYYGKVTGADIIVQPDTHQIMSDRVITDLSVAYGFTKNISLTLGANNVFDVYPSRNLPVSSNNDQFVYTRSTSQFGMNGRYVFTRLNFNF, encoded by the coding sequence ATGATAAAGAAAAACATTTTGACTGAAAAAAAATCCAGAGTTGTACTTACAGCTTCTGTTCTGTTTTTTGTCGGTTTTGGACAGGTATATGGGCAGGAAACAAAAAAGGACAGCCTTAAAGATAAAAATATTGATGAGGTTGTTATTGTAGGTTCACGTTCCGGAGGGCGCTCCAAAGCAGATAGCCCGGTTCCGGTGGATGTTTTCAATCTTAAAGAAACATCTTTAGTATTACCACAAACCAATATTAACCAAATTCTTAATGCTGTAGCACCATCTTTTACATCTACAGTACAAACCAATGCAGATGGTACTGACCATTTGGATCCGGCACAATTAAGAGGCCTGGGACCAGACCAGGTTTTGGTGTTGGTTAATGGTAAAAGACGACATACTTCAGCTTTAATCAATGTAAATGGTTCTCCCGGAAGAGGTACTGTAGGAACAGACCTTAATGCTATCCCTTCTTTTGCTTTAAGCAGAATCGAGGTATTGCGTGATGGTGCTTCTGCACAATACGGATCCGATGCTATTGCCGGGGTTATGAATTTACAGTTAAAAAGAGATACAGGGAAACTTACAGGACAGATTAGTTATGGCGGTTACTTAACAGATGCAGCCAAGAATCATACAGGCAACTGGGATGGTGATCAGATTCAGGTGGATTTAAACTATGGTGCTAAAGTGGGTAAAAAAGGAGGATTTGTTAATGTGACTTTTTCTTCCCAGTATCGTAATCCAACTTTCAGAGCAGGTGCTGAAAGCGGAAATATATACAATGCCTATAATGCTATTGAAAAGAGAGCTGCTGAAGGAGGTGTAAACCTTTCATCATATTTTACACGTATGGATCAGCTTAACAGCCAGCAACAGCAACAATTGATTGGAGTTATAAAACAGTATGCACAAAAAGTAAATTATTTTGATAATGCCTACCAGCAACAAATTCAGAATGCTGGTAATATTTCGACACTTCAGGGGCTTTTAGGAAATAATTATACAGATCAGGAATTAGCCTACAGAGGACAAGACAGACGTGACTTTAATATGTGGGTTGGGCAGTCCAAGCTGAACAACAATCAGATTTTTGTAAATGCTGAAATCCCGTTAAGTGATACCTGGAAAGTATATACATTCGGTGGCTATGGATACAGATACGGAACTTCGGGAGGTTTCTTTAGAAAGCCAAATCAGTCCAGAACATTTACAGGGCTTTATTTAGATGGTTATTTACCTAAGATTAATACAGATATACAGGATGTATCGCTTTCTGCAGGTGTAAAGGGAACATGGGATGGCTGGAATGTAGATTTTAGTAATACTTTTGGGCAAAACTCTTTTGATTATACAATTAGTAATACAGGAAATACCAGTTTAAGATTTAATTCTCCGAGTAAATTTAAAGCAGGGGGACTTAGATTTTTACAAAATACAATAAACCTGGACTTTAGTAAGAAGTTTGATGTTTTTGAGGGATTAAACTTTGCTTTTGGTGGTGAGCAAAGACATGAGAATTTTAAAATAAATGAAGGGGAGCCGGCTTCTTATCTAACCTATGATATTAATGGAAATCCGGTTACAGACTATGTAAATCAACTAAGACCAACAGACTTTTTTGGTAATGCATTGCCTGGAGGATCACAGGTATTTAGCGGATACAGAAGTGTGAATGCAGTAAGTAAAAATCGTAATTCTTATGCTGCCTATGCAGATGCAGAAGTTAACTTTACCAACTGGTTATTGGTAGACGGAGCTGTACGTTATGAAAATTATTCAGATTTTGGGAATACGGTAAATTTCAAGCTAGCTTCACGTATAAAGTTGACGAAGGATCTTAACTTTAGATTTGCTGGATCTACAGGATTCAGAGCGCCATCTATTCACCAGATTTATTATAATACAACATCCAGCTTATATGTTACAATACCTGGAAATCCAATAGGAGAAATTCAGGAAGTAGGAACATTTAGTAATGACTCTCAAATTGCAAGAGGTTTTGGCATACCGAAACTAAAGCAGGAAACCTCTCAATCTGTAAGTGCAGGATTTACCTATAAAATCCCGGCCTTAAACCTGAATATTACAGCTGATGGCTATTGGATTAAAGTAAAGAACAGAATTGTACTTACAGACTTATTTTCTAAGTTTAAAGGAACAAATCTTACTCCTGAACAACAAGAAGTAAACAACACTATGAATGCTTTAGGTGTTGATGGAGCTCAGTTTTTTGCTAATGCTATAGATACTGAGACCCGTGGAGTAGATATTGTAATCAGTCATAACTATAAAACACCTGGATTCTCTTTGAAAAATGATTTTGCGATTAACCTGAATAAAACGAAAAGAGTAGGAGATATTCATTCATCAGATTTATTGCATAATGCAGGTTTGGATAATGTATATTTTTCTGAAAAATCCAGAGTTTACTTGGAGGAGGCTGTACCGAGAGTGAAGGCGAGTCTTGCACATACTTTACAATTTGGTAAGTTAGATGTGTATGTAAGAAACACTTACTATGGTAAAGTTACAGGTGCAGATATAATTGTACAACCAGATACTCACCAGATTATGTCCGACAGAGTAATTACAGATCTTTCTGTAGCTTATGGATTTACAAAAAATATCAGTTTAACACTCGGAGCCAATAATGTATTCGATGTGTATCCTTCCAGAAACCTTCCGGTATCTTCTAATAACGATCAGTTTGTATATACCAGATCTACATCGCAGTTCGGAATGAACGGACGCTATGTCTTTACAAGGCTTAATTTTAATTTCTAA
- a CDS encoding thioredoxin family protein yields the protein MKRIILFFSILFISFGYSQVKWMTMTDAMDAMKKKPKKILIDFYADWCGPCKMMDNQTYTNPIISKFINDNFYPVKFNAEGKEKLFFNGRDFDNPNFKKTPGRGVQHEFARFMNIYSYPSTVFMDEDYMQITNLMGFFTPKEMEPYLSLISTEAYKTIKTRDEWDRFQSKFKSKIKE from the coding sequence AAGAGAATAATTTTATTTTTCAGTATACTTTTTATAAGCTTTGGATATAGTCAGGTTAAATGGATGACGATGACTGATGCTATGGATGCTATGAAGAAAAAGCCTAAGAAGATTTTAATTGACTTTTATGCAGACTGGTGCGGGCCTTGTAAAATGATGGACAATCAGACTTATACAAACCCAATTATTTCTAAATTTATCAATGATAACTTTTATCCGGTAAAATTTAATGCTGAAGGGAAAGAAAAATTGTTTTTTAACGGAAGAGATTTTGACAATCCTAATTTTAAAAAAACACCGGGCAGAGGAGTGCAGCATGAGTTTGCAAGATTCATGAATATATACTCTTACCCATCTACGGTTTTTATGGACGAAGATTATATGCAGATTACAAATCTTATGGGGTTCTTTACCCCGAAAGAAATGGAACCCTATCTGAGCCTTATTTCTACAGAAGCTTATAAAACGATAAAGACAAGAGATGAATGGGATAGATTTCAGTCAAAGTTTAAGTCAAAAATAAAAGAATAA